The following are encoded together in the Methylorubrum sp. B1-46 genome:
- a CDS encoding asparaginase, whose amino-acid sequence MMKTTGPLTALGLAALIALAGPALAEPPRIAVVATGGTIAMKLDPTTHAPVPALSGADLVTAVPKLKDIATIEVTEFSNVPSDYMGPDRWPALARRIDALLADPGIRGAIVLHGTDTLDQTAYFLDLTLKSDKPVVLVGAQRNASDADADGPRNLLNAARQILAEGAVGQGVTVTLNHRINAAREVRKTHTSNVETFNSGEAGILGYVDEDRVVFGRRSLRRQTLPLPERMPRVDLVAMYAGADGSQVRHAAESGAEAIVVEAYGWGNVNAEMHDAIAEVIAKGVPVIVATKVADGRALPVYGFKGGGNTLRKAGAVFAGDLTPDKARILTLLALPADKDARKDQAALQRVFDK is encoded by the coding sequence ATGATGAAGACCACCGGACCTCTGACCGCCCTCGGTCTCGCCGCCCTGATCGCGCTCGCCGGGCCGGCGCTCGCCGAACCGCCGCGGATCGCCGTGGTCGCGACCGGTGGCACCATCGCGATGAAGCTCGATCCGACGACCCACGCGCCGGTTCCGGCGCTCTCCGGCGCGGATCTCGTGACGGCGGTGCCGAAGCTCAAGGACATCGCCACCATCGAGGTCACCGAGTTCAGCAATGTGCCGAGCGACTATATGGGCCCGGACCGCTGGCCGGCGCTGGCTCGCCGGATCGACGCGCTGCTCGCCGATCCCGGCATCCGCGGGGCGATCGTCCTGCACGGGACCGACACCCTGGACCAGACCGCCTACTTCCTCGACCTGACCCTGAAGAGCGACAAGCCTGTGGTGCTGGTGGGCGCGCAGCGCAACGCCTCCGACGCCGATGCCGACGGGCCGCGCAACCTCCTCAACGCCGCCCGCCAGATCCTGGCCGAGGGCGCGGTCGGCCAGGGGGTGACGGTGACGCTCAACCACCGCATCAACGCGGCCCGCGAGGTGCGCAAGACCCACACCAGCAACGTCGAGACCTTCAACTCGGGCGAGGCCGGCATCCTCGGTTACGTGGACGAGGATCGCGTCGTGTTCGGCCGCCGCTCCCTGCGCCGCCAGACCCTGCCGCTGCCGGAGCGGATGCCGCGGGTCGATCTCGTGGCGATGTATGCCGGCGCGGACGGCTCGCAGGTGCGGCACGCCGCTGAGAGCGGCGCCGAGGCGATCGTGGTCGAGGCCTATGGCTGGGGCAACGTCAATGCCGAGATGCACGACGCCATCGCCGAGGTCATCGCCAAAGGCGTGCCGGTGATCGTGGCGACCAAGGTCGCGGATGGCCGCGCGCTGCCGGTCTACGGCTTCAAGGGCGGCGGCAACACCCTGCGCAAGGCCGGCGCCGTGTTCGCGGGCGACCTCACGCCGGACAAGGCGCGCATCCTCACCCTGCTCGCCCTGCCCGCGGACAAGGACGCGCGGAAAGATCAGGCGGCTCTGCAGCGCGTGTTCGACAAGTAG
- a CDS encoding N-acetylmuramic acid 6-phosphate etherase, which translates to MRTEDASARYVDLDAWGGLDILQALWEGQLAAVAAVGPALPAIEAAARAAEPGLREGGRLVYVGAGTSARIGVQDGAELPPTFDWPETQLGFAIAGGEGALLRAVEDAEDSASDGATWISRAEIGPRDVVIGLAASGSTPFTVEALKAARILGAVTVGISNNPEAPILREAAHGILAATGAEVLAGSTRMKAGTAQKVILNLFSTLVMIRLGRVYRGRMVAMRATNRKLRARGVAMVSELAGCPAETAADALTRAEGDIKRAVLIAGGMSVMRADDLLNRHDGSLRRALREVGRS; encoded by the coding sequence ATGAGGACCGAGGACGCCAGCGCCCGCTACGTCGATCTCGATGCCTGGGGCGGGCTCGATATCCTCCAGGCGCTCTGGGAGGGCCAGCTCGCGGCGGTCGCGGCGGTGGGGCCGGCCCTGCCGGCGATCGAGGCGGCGGCGCGGGCCGCCGAGCCGGGCCTGCGCGAGGGCGGGCGGCTGGTCTATGTCGGGGCCGGCACCTCGGCGCGGATCGGCGTGCAGGACGGAGCGGAATTGCCGCCGACCTTCGACTGGCCGGAGACGCAGCTCGGCTTCGCCATCGCCGGCGGGGAGGGCGCCCTGCTGCGCGCCGTGGAGGATGCGGAGGATTCCGCCTCCGACGGGGCGACCTGGATCAGCCGTGCCGAGATCGGCCCGCGCGACGTTGTGATAGGGCTCGCCGCCAGCGGCTCGACGCCGTTCACCGTCGAGGCGCTGAAGGCGGCCCGCATCCTCGGCGCCGTCACCGTCGGCATCAGCAACAATCCCGAGGCGCCGATCCTGCGCGAGGCCGCCCACGGCATCCTCGCCGCGACCGGAGCAGAGGTGCTGGCGGGCTCCACCCGCATGAAGGCGGGCACGGCGCAGAAGGTGATCCTCAACCTGTTCTCGACTCTGGTGATGATCCGGCTCGGCCGGGTCTATCGCGGGCGGATGGTGGCGATGCGGGCGACCAACCGGAAGCTACGCGCCCGCGGCGTCGCCATGGTCTCCGAACTCGCCGGCTGCCCGGCGGAGACGGCCGCCGACGCGCTGACGCGGGCCGAGGGCGACATCAAGCGCGCGGTGCTGATCGCCGGAGGAATGAGCGTGATGCGGGCCGACGACCTGCTCAACCGCCACGACGGCAGCTTGCGCCGGGCGCTTCGTGAAGTGGGGCGATCATGA
- the nagA gene encoding N-acetylglucosamine-6-phosphate deacetylase: protein MLGDRVVVLRGGRIADVTAEPPANVPLVQLPAGAVLAPGFIDCQVNGGGGVLLNDDSSVIGIARIAAAHRKGGSTALLPTLITDTRPAIRAAIEGVAEAIRAGVPGILGIHLEGPFLSPQRIGIHDPGRLAEFGPGDAELLTGLGTRGITLVTLAPERVPAGAVADLVARGARVCAGHTADAGPAIRAAVAEGLTGFTHLFNAMSQIGPREAGAVGVALAEEATFAGIIADGHHVGGDQLRLALRLKGRDRLMLVSDAMPPVGDTRADTAFTLFGRRIVRTGDRLTGEDGTLAGAAITMAEAVRHMRTHGGASLEEALAMASLTPARFLGLDARLGRIAPGFAADLVALTAEGDVLGTWIGGQHAA from the coding sequence ATGCTCGGCGACCGCGTCGTCGTCCTGCGCGGTGGGCGGATCGCCGACGTCACCGCCGAACCGCCCGCCAACGTGCCGCTCGTGCAGCTGCCGGCCGGCGCGGTCCTGGCGCCGGGCTTCATCGATTGTCAGGTCAATGGCGGCGGCGGGGTGCTGCTCAACGACGATTCGAGCGTCATCGGCATCGCCCGGATCGCGGCCGCCCACCGGAAAGGCGGTAGCACCGCCCTGCTGCCCACCCTCATCACCGACACGCGGCCGGCGATCCGGGCGGCGATCGAGGGCGTTGCCGAAGCGATCCGTGCGGGCGTTCCGGGCATCCTCGGCATCCACCTCGAAGGGCCTTTCCTGAGCCCGCAGCGGATCGGCATCCACGATCCCGGCCGCCTCGCCGAATTCGGCCCCGGCGATGCCGAGCTGCTCACCGGATTGGGGACGCGGGGCATCACCCTGGTGACCCTGGCGCCCGAGCGGGTGCCGGCCGGCGCGGTGGCGGACCTCGTCGCCCGCGGCGCACGGGTCTGCGCCGGGCATACGGCGGATGCGGGCCCCGCGATCCGGGCGGCGGTGGCGGAGGGGCTCACCGGCTTCACCCATCTGTTCAACGCGATGTCCCAGATCGGCCCGCGCGAGGCCGGCGCGGTGGGCGTCGCCCTCGCGGAAGAGGCGACGTTTGCCGGGATCATCGCCGACGGCCACCATGTCGGCGGCGACCAGCTTCGGCTGGCCCTGCGCCTCAAGGGGCGCGACCGACTGATGCTGGTGAGCGATGCCATGCCGCCGGTCGGCGACACCCGCGCGGACACCGCCTTCACCCTGTTCGGGCGCCGCATCGTCCGAACCGGTGATCGCCTCACCGGCGAGGACGGCACCCTGGCGGGCGCGGCGATCACCATGGCCGAGGCCGTGCGTCACATGCGCACCCACGGCGGCGCCTCCCTCGAAGAGGCCCTGGCCATGGCCTCGCTCACCCCAGCCCGCTTCCTCGGGCTCGATGCCCGGCTCGGCCGGATCGCCCCCGGCTTTGCGGCCGATCTCGTCGCGCTCACCGCTGAGGGCGACGTGCTCGGCACCTGGATCGGCGGGCAGCACGCCGCCTGA
- a CDS encoding SURF1 family protein: MFLALGTWQVERRVWKLDLIDRVEARIHAEPVSAPGPEDWAGLTAASAEYRRVRLTGRFAHDRATLVQAVTGRGAGFWVLVPLATDRGFTVLVNRGFVPSESRERAARATGEPDGEVTVTGLLRLTEPGGGFLRRNDPAADRWYSRDVAAIAAARGIDRKQAEVAPYFVDADAAPNLGGLPVGGLTVVAFHNNHLVYALTWYALAGMSAAALVYALRGSRRVSRR; encoded by the coding sequence ATGTTCCTTGCCCTCGGCACGTGGCAGGTCGAGCGCCGGGTGTGGAAGCTCGACCTGATCGACCGGGTCGAGGCCCGCATCCATGCCGAGCCGGTGTCCGCACCGGGACCGGAGGACTGGGCCGGCCTCACGGCGGCCTCGGCCGAGTACCGGCGGGTTCGGCTCACCGGGCGCTTCGCCCATGACCGCGCCACCCTGGTCCAGGCCGTGACCGGGCGCGGCGCCGGGTTCTGGGTGCTGGTGCCGCTGGCCACCGACCGCGGCTTCACCGTGCTCGTCAATCGCGGCTTCGTCCCGTCGGAATCCCGCGAGCGTGCGGCCCGTGCGACGGGCGAACCGGACGGGGAGGTGACGGTCACGGGGCTTCTGCGTCTGACCGAGCCCGGCGGCGGCTTCCTGCGCCGCAACGATCCGGCGGCGGATCGCTGGTACTCCCGCGACGTCGCCGCCATCGCCGCTGCCCGCGGGATCGACCGGAAGCAGGCCGAGGTCGCGCCCTACTTCGTGGATGCCGACGCCGCTCCGAATCTGGGCGGCCTGCCGGTCGGCGGCCTCACCGTGGTGGCGTTCCACAACAATCATCTCGTCTACGCGCTGACGTGGTACGCGCTCGCCGGCATGAGTGCTGCGGCCCTCGTCTACGCGCTCAGAGGATCACGCAGGGTGTCCCGTCGCTGA
- a CDS encoding PilZ domain-containing protein, giving the protein MMSEKRQETRKRTFLKGRIHFNKGASSMDCLIRDFSEMGARLELSETNTLPESFDLYIPQKEMTLRSNLRWRRGDAVGVAFAEAHKPASPEPAPATDPSIAILLRRIAELEAENAGLRSVIATMGTGSARGPQLA; this is encoded by the coding sequence ATGATGAGCGAGAAGCGCCAGGAGACGCGCAAGCGGACCTTCCTCAAGGGAAGGATCCACTTCAACAAGGGGGCGTCCAGCATGGACTGCCTCATCCGCGACTTCTCGGAGATGGGTGCGCGGCTGGAACTGAGCGAGACCAACACCCTGCCGGAATCGTTCGACCTCTACATCCCGCAGAAGGAAATGACCCTGCGGTCGAACCTGCGCTGGCGCCGCGGCGACGCGGTCGGCGTCGCCTTCGCGGAAGCCCATAAGCCTGCCTCCCCCGAGCCGGCACCGGCGACCGACCCGTCGATCGCCATCCTGCTGCGCCGGATCGCCGAGCTGGAGGCCGAGAATGCCGGCCTGCGCTCCGTCATCGCCACCATGGGCACCGGATCGGCGAGAGGTCCCCAGCTCGCCTGA
- a CDS encoding TVP38/TMEM64 family protein, which produces MDRPSRSAQTWAATAGAAALAVGAWYLLPVEDWLRAFSNWANGLGPYGLAAFGVLFFLATLLVVPGTPLTIAGAVAFGWAVMPVVLLAATLGSWLAFVAARYLFRERVRGLIARRPALNATVEAVGDGGWRLMTLMRLSPFVPFNAQNYVFGVTDVRTSAYLVSTIIGMLPGTLVCVYLGVIGRHAGSDEPTHWITLGLGLLATVAAVELTRRRVRAKLETGKPARA; this is translated from the coding sequence ATGGACAGACCCAGCCGATCGGCCCAGACCTGGGCAGCCACGGCCGGCGCCGCCGCCCTGGCGGTCGGCGCATGGTACCTCCTGCCCGTCGAGGATTGGCTGCGCGCCTTCTCGAATTGGGCGAACGGTCTCGGCCCCTACGGCCTCGCGGCCTTCGGCGTGCTGTTCTTCCTCGCGACCCTCCTCGTCGTGCCGGGCACGCCGCTCACCATCGCCGGGGCGGTCGCCTTCGGCTGGGCGGTGATGCCGGTGGTGCTGCTCGCGGCGACACTCGGCTCCTGGCTCGCCTTCGTGGCCGCCCGCTACTTGTTTCGCGAGCGGGTGCGGGGGCTGATCGCGCGCCGGCCGGCGCTGAATGCCACCGTGGAGGCGGTCGGCGACGGCGGCTGGCGGCTGATGACCCTGATGCGGCTCAGTCCCTTCGTGCCGTTCAACGCCCAGAACTACGTGTTCGGGGTGACGGATGTCCGCACCTCCGCCTATCTGGTCTCCACAATCATCGGCATGCTGCCGGGCACTCTGGTCTGCGTCTATCTCGGCGTGATCGGCCGCCATGCCGGCAGCGACGAGCCGACCCACTGGATCACCCTCGGTCTCGGCCTTCTCGCCACCGTGGCGGCGGTGGAACTGACCCGGCGGCGGGTGCGGGCCAAGCTTGAGACGGGCAAGCCGGCCCGCGCATGA
- a CDS encoding phospholipase D-like domain-containing protein codes for MRMDLGVGKGSAESWLRPGLTCWRQERAGRAAVLHDGAAYFAAAHAALLNARRSITLIGWSFDPRSRLLPGDAPDAGETLAELLRRLKTARPELAVRILIWDMPWPISAGNDHTPDSVRASLGPDIDFRIDSTLPFGACQHQKILVIDDRIAFCGGSDFEVNRWDTPAHRDRDPRRRLPSGEDYPPRHDVMMLVDRSAATALAELARERWRRATGETFPFADSEADHDPWPGTLAPHLTDVTVGIARTDPPLGGRAAVTESAALYLASIRAAERFIYLENQYLASPVVAEALAARLAEPEGPEIVIVLSERSPSGFDRLTMDSARRGLIRGLRRADRFGRLRIVAPHTEKRRPILVHAKVAIIDERLLRIGSTNLNNRSFGYDTECDLAVEVPPEDGESRAAVRRLLVRLLAHHGGCPPDVFAQAFEARGSLRAVLDDPRLMPSPRVCPLVPSRRGPVARLVEAFHLGDPVSPADAWRPWRRRKALRRARGEVASKAGAPSPGEVLEAT; via the coding sequence ATGAGGATGGATCTCGGAGTGGGCAAAGGATCGGCCGAGAGCTGGCTGCGGCCCGGGCTCACCTGCTGGCGGCAGGAGCGGGCGGGGCGCGCCGCGGTGCTGCATGACGGCGCGGCCTATTTCGCCGCCGCCCACGCGGCGCTACTGAACGCGCGCCGCTCCATCACCCTGATCGGCTGGAGCTTCGATCCGCGCTCGCGCCTGTTGCCGGGCGATGCGCCGGATGCCGGCGAGACGCTGGCCGAGTTGCTGCGCCGCCTCAAGACGGCGCGGCCGGAACTCGCCGTCCGCATCCTGATCTGGGACATGCCCTGGCCGATCTCGGCGGGCAACGACCACACGCCCGACAGCGTGCGCGCGAGCCTCGGCCCCGATATCGACTTCCGCATCGACAGCACGCTGCCCTTCGGCGCCTGCCAACATCAGAAGATCCTGGTGATCGACGATCGGATCGCCTTCTGCGGCGGCAGCGATTTCGAGGTGAACCGCTGGGACACGCCTGCCCACCGCGACCGCGATCCCCGCCGCCGCCTGCCGTCGGGCGAGGACTACCCGCCGCGCCACGACGTGATGATGCTGGTCGATCGCTCCGCCGCCACCGCCCTGGCCGAACTGGCCCGCGAGCGCTGGCGCCGCGCCACCGGCGAGACCTTCCCCTTCGCCGATTCCGAGGCCGATCACGATCCCTGGCCCGGCACCCTGGCGCCGCACCTGACCGACGTGACGGTGGGCATCGCCCGGACCGATCCGCCGCTCGGCGGCCGTGCGGCGGTCACGGAGAGCGCCGCCCTCTATCTCGCCTCGATCCGTGCGGCGGAGCGGTTCATCTATTTGGAGAACCAGTACCTCGCCTCGCCGGTGGTGGCGGAGGCGCTGGCCGCGCGCCTCGCCGAGCCGGAGGGGCCGGAGATCGTGATCGTCCTGTCCGAGCGCAGCCCGAGCGGCTTCGACCGCCTGACCATGGACAGCGCACGCCGCGGCCTGATCCGCGGCTTGCGGCGCGCAGATCGCTTCGGCCGCCTGCGGATCGTGGCGCCGCATACCGAGAAGCGCCGGCCGATCCTGGTTCACGCCAAGGTCGCGATCATCGACGAGCGCCTGCTCCGGATCGGCTCGACCAACCTCAACAACCGCTCCTTCGGCTACGACACCGAGTGCGATCTGGCCGTGGAGGTGCCGCCCGAGGACGGTGAATCCCGCGCGGCGGTGCGGCGGCTGCTCGTGCGGCTGCTCGCCCATCACGGCGGCTGCCCGCCCGACGTGTTCGCGCAGGCCTTCGAGGCCCGCGGCTCCCTGCGGGCGGTGCTCGACGATCCCCGGTTGATGCCGAGCCCACGGGTCTGCCCGCTGGTTCCCTCCCGCCGCGGCCCCGTGGCCCGCCTCGTCGAGGCGTTCCATCTCGGCGACCCGGTGAGCCCCGCCGATGCGTGGCGCCCCTGGCGGCGGCGCAAGGCGCTGCGCCGAGCCAGAGGCGAGGTGGCTTCGAAGGCCGGGGCGCCATCGCCGGGGGAGGTTTTAGAGGCGACCTGA
- a CDS encoding endonuclease/exonuclease/phosphatase family protein, with protein sequence MAAEAPNPVASRRLRLVTYNVRHCRGTDGRVAPERVAQVIAALEPDIVALQEVDVGRARTGGLDQAEEIARLVGMFAHFHPALHIEEERYGDALLTHLPSRLKRADALPGLLQRPGLEPRGALWVEVSAGDVALQVLTTHFGLLGAERIAQAEALLGPDWLGDPACRVPTVLLGDFNATGWSRAYRRLSRRLTDARRLTGDRRWRGGASFPSRFPLLRIDHVFVSEQVAVERVAVVDTPLARQASDHLPVLAEIRIGPG encoded by the coding sequence ATCGCGGCGGAGGCGCCGAATCCGGTGGCGTCGCGGCGCCTGCGCCTTGTCACCTACAATGTCCGCCACTGCCGCGGCACCGACGGGCGGGTGGCGCCGGAGCGGGTCGCGCAGGTGATCGCTGCCTTGGAGCCCGACATCGTCGCGCTCCAAGAGGTCGATGTCGGACGTGCGCGCACCGGCGGCCTCGATCAGGCGGAGGAGATCGCGCGGCTCGTCGGCATGTTCGCGCATTTCCACCCGGCCCTGCATATCGAGGAGGAGCGCTACGGCGACGCGCTGCTCACCCACCTGCCCTCGCGGCTCAAGCGCGCCGACGCCCTGCCCGGCCTGCTGCAGCGCCCCGGCCTGGAGCCGCGCGGCGCCCTCTGGGTCGAGGTGAGTGCGGGTGATGTTGCGCTCCAGGTTCTCACCACCCATTTCGGGCTGCTCGGGGCGGAGCGCATCGCCCAGGCCGAGGCGCTGCTCGGACCCGACTGGCTCGGCGATCCCGCCTGCCGTGTGCCGACGGTGCTGCTCGGCGATTTCAACGCCACCGGCTGGTCGCGCGCCTACCGCCGGCTGAGCCGACGCCTCACCGATGCGCGCCGCCTGACCGGGGACCGTCGCTGGCGCGGCGGGGCGAGCTTCCCGAGCCGCTTCCCCCTGCTGCGCATCGACCATGTCTTCGTCAGCGAGCAGGTCGCCGTCGAGCGCGTCGCGGTGGTGGACACTCCGCTGGCGCGGCAGGCCTCCGATCACCTGCCGGTTCTGGCGGAGATCCGGATCGGGCCGGGTTGA
- the cyoD gene encoding cytochrome o ubiquinol oxidase subunit IV codes for MSGAARADDHAHGHGHDGHGHGGHGQDAHGHGSFKDYVTGFVLSVILTAIPFWLVMGNVIEDKLVTGVVILALAMVQIVVHMIYFLHMNTKSEGGWTFLALIFTVTIVVITLCGSIWVMHHLNTNMMPISAEEMRHAP; via the coding sequence ATGAGCGGGGCAGCGCGCGCGGACGATCACGCCCATGGTCATGGCCACGATGGTCATGGCCACGGCGGCCATGGGCAGGACGCCCACGGCCACGGCTCGTTCAAGGATTACGTGACGGGCTTCGTCCTCTCCGTCATCCTGACGGCGATCCCGTTCTGGCTGGTGATGGGCAACGTCATCGAGGACAAGCTCGTCACGGGCGTCGTTATCCTCGCGCTGGCGATGGTGCAGATCGTGGTTCACATGATCTACTTCCTGCACATGAACACCAAGTCGGAGGGCGGCTGGACCTTCCTGGCGCTGATCTTCACGGTCACGATCGTGGTCATCACGCTGTGCGGCTCGATCTGGGTCATGCACCACCTCAACACCAACATGATGCCGATCTCGGCCGAGGAGATGCGTCACGCCCCCTGA
- a CDS encoding glycoside hydrolase family 15 protein has product MTDRPIADYAVIGDTCTTALIARDGSLDWLCWPRHDSPALFLALLDSERGGACRLVLEDLRETNRRYLPGTNILETTFVTATGRAVLTDFMPLHPLETVPEEGPDGRAQGQVVRRLACVSGRVAGHWRLHPRFDYARAPTEASAESETCVRFRGGGDAIRAACTRPLTLHEGVAKAEFALTTGARADLVIAHGEDGAAGEGALDAVDASLAATRTYWEEWSGRCTYDGPYRETVLRSALTLKLLTHGPSGGIVAAATVGLPEAVPGNRNYDYRYVWMRDASFTVTAFVNLGYDREAAEFLRFLREADASRGRNLHLMYALGGEVPPEECLDHLRGWRGVTPVRIGNAAADQEQYDIYGEFLVALHGYLEAVDYDPPVKVNDHLPEALGHLTDHILRARHAPDHGLWEMRTEKRQSLHTKAMLWVGLDRAVQIARSDPKHRLADAETIERWEQAAAEIRAEYHARGWNPSRGAYTMAYGADDLDAAVLRAVLFDAFDPDDPRVAQTLERIGAELGAGDLLYRYRIDDGLIGEEATFTACAFWRVGCLALAGRGDEATALFERLLARGNDLDLFAEEIDAESGEQRGNLPQGFTHMAVINHAVRLAADEGGTRTDEPDCRAQPEVVPA; this is encoded by the coding sequence GTGACGGACAGACCCATCGCCGACTACGCCGTGATCGGCGATACCTGCACCACGGCCCTCATCGCCCGCGACGGTTCGCTCGACTGGCTCTGCTGGCCCCGGCACGACAGTCCGGCTTTGTTCCTGGCCCTGCTCGACAGCGAGCGCGGCGGCGCCTGCCGCCTCGTGCTCGAGGATCTACGCGAGACCAACCGCCGCTACCTGCCCGGCACCAACATCCTCGAGACCACCTTCGTCACCGCCACCGGCCGGGCGGTGCTTACCGACTTCATGCCCTTGCATCCCCTCGAAACCGTGCCGGAGGAGGGGCCGGACGGCCGCGCCCAGGGCCAGGTGGTGCGTCGCCTCGCCTGCGTGTCGGGCCGCGTCGCCGGCCACTGGCGCCTGCACCCGCGCTTCGACTATGCCCGCGCCCCGACCGAGGCCTCGGCGGAGAGCGAGACCTGCGTCCGTTTCCGCGGCGGCGGTGACGCGATCCGCGCCGCCTGCACCCGGCCGCTTACCCTCCACGAGGGAGTCGCTAAAGCCGAATTCGCGCTGACGACCGGCGCCCGTGCCGACCTCGTGATCGCTCACGGCGAGGACGGGGCAGCGGGGGAGGGGGCGCTCGACGCGGTCGATGCCTCGCTCGCCGCCACGCGGACCTATTGGGAGGAATGGTCGGGCCGCTGCACCTATGATGGGCCCTATCGGGAGACGGTGCTGCGCAGCGCGCTCACCCTCAAGCTCCTGACCCACGGCCCCTCGGGCGGCATCGTCGCCGCCGCGACCGTCGGCCTGCCCGAGGCGGTACCGGGCAACCGCAACTACGATTACCGCTACGTCTGGATGCGGGATGCGAGCTTCACCGTCACCGCCTTCGTCAACCTGGGTTACGACCGCGAGGCTGCCGAGTTCCTACGCTTCCTGCGCGAAGCCGATGCCAGCCGGGGCCGCAACCTCCACCTGATGTACGCCCTCGGCGGCGAGGTGCCGCCGGAGGAGTGCCTCGACCACCTGCGCGGCTGGCGCGGCGTCACACCGGTCCGGATCGGCAACGCGGCGGCGGATCAGGAGCAGTACGACATCTACGGCGAATTCCTGGTGGCGCTGCACGGCTACCTGGAGGCGGTGGACTACGACCCGCCGGTCAAGGTCAACGACCACCTGCCCGAGGCGCTCGGCCACCTCACCGACCACATCCTGCGCGCCCGCCACGCCCCCGACCACGGCCTGTGGGAAATGCGGACGGAGAAGCGCCAGAGCCTGCACACCAAGGCGATGCTCTGGGTCGGTCTCGACCGCGCCGTGCAGATCGCCCGCTCCGATCCAAAGCACCGGCTCGCCGACGCGGAAACGATCGAGCGGTGGGAGCAGGCCGCCGCCGAGATCCGCGCGGAGTATCATGCGCGCGGCTGGAATCCGTCGCGCGGCGCCTACACCATGGCCTATGGGGCGGACGATCTCGACGCGGCGGTGCTGCGCGCCGTGCTGTTCGACGCCTTTGACCCGGACGATCCGCGCGTCGCGCAAACCCTCGAACGCATCGGCGCTGAACTCGGCGCGGGCGACCTCCTCTACCGCTACCGGATCGATGACGGCTTGATCGGCGAGGAGGCGACCTTCACCGCCTGCGCCTTCTGGCGGGTCGGCTGCCTCGCGCTGGCCGGGCGAGGTGATGAGGCGACCGCCCTGTTCGAACGGCTGTTGGCGCGGGGCAACGACCTCGACCTGTTCGCCGAGGAGATCGACGCGGAATCGGGCGAGCAGCGCGGGAACCTGCCCCAGGGCTTCACCCACATGGCGGTGATCAACCACGCCGTCCGCTTGGCCGCGGACGAGGGCGGGACCCGGACCGACGAGCCGGATTGCCGGGCGCAGCCCGAGGTGGTCCCGGCGTGA
- a CDS encoding SIS domain-containing protein, with protein MTATTSMTTFMAREIAEIPAAAEAVLAAGEAARIGARLRAESFPFVVVCGRGSSGHAGVHLRYLIETRLGLPVSAAAPSVVTGYARPPQVAGALFVVVSQSGRSPDLVAATQAARAGGALTLALVNDPDSPAAQASDLVLPILAGPEQAVAATKTVTNSAIAGAALVAAWAGDRELEQGLSAMPERLDRALALDWSAWSADLAEAPTAFVTGRGHSLGPLREIALKLAETLRLPALGYSAAELRHGPRASVSAATPVLALRQADPLAEGVDDLVRDLTADGLRVHACGGPLGTLPWIGDGHPACDPITMLVPAYRAIEAEARRRGLDPDKPTGLTKVTETL; from the coding sequence ATGACTGCAACGACCTCGATGACGACCTTCATGGCGCGGGAGATCGCCGAGATTCCCGCTGCCGCCGAAGCGGTGCTGGCGGCGGGCGAGGCGGCCCGCATCGGCGCGCGGCTGAGGGCCGAGAGTTTCCCCTTCGTAGTGGTGTGCGGGCGGGGCAGTTCGGGCCATGCCGGCGTCCATCTGCGCTACCTGATCGAGACGCGGCTCGGCCTGCCGGTCTCGGCCGCCGCGCCCTCGGTGGTGACGGGGTATGCCCGCCCGCCGCAGGTCGCGGGTGCGCTCTTCGTCGTGGTCTCGCAATCGGGCCGCTCGCCCGATCTCGTCGCGGCGACGCAAGCCGCACGCGCGGGCGGCGCCCTGACGCTCGCCCTCGTCAACGATCCCGACTCGCCGGCCGCGCAAGCCAGCGACCTCGTCCTGCCGATCCTCGCCGGACCGGAGCAGGCGGTCGCCGCCACCAAGACGGTGACGAACTCAGCCATCGCGGGCGCAGCGCTCGTGGCCGCTTGGGCCGGCGATCGGGAGCTGGAACAGGGGCTTTCCGCCATGCCGGAGCGGCTCGACCGAGCGCTCGCCCTCGACTGGTCGGCCTGGAGCGCCGATCTCGCGGAGGCGCCGACAGCCTTCGTCACCGGGCGCGGCCACAGCCTTGGCCCCTTGCGCGAGATCGCGCTCAAGCTCGCCGAGACCCTGCGCCTGCCGGCCCTCGGCTACTCGGCGGCGGAGCTGCGCCACGGCCCCCGCGCCTCCGTCTCGGCGGCGACGCCGGTCCTGGCCCTGCGCCAGGCCGACCCGCTGGCCGAGGGCGTGGACGATCTGGTGCGCGATCTGACCGCGGACGGCCTGCGGGTCCATGCCTGCGGCGGCCCCCTCGGCACGCTGCCCTGGATCGGGGACGGCCATCCAGCCTGCGATCCCATCACCATGTTGGTGCCGGCCTACCGCGCCATCGAGGCGGAGGCCCGCCGCCGCGGCCTCGACCCGGACAAGCCAACCGGCCTCACCAAGGTGACGGAGACGCTGTGA